In Prescottella soli, a genomic segment contains:
- a CDS encoding amino acid permease yields MSVAQHETINQAPSEGYSRGLNARTVQMIALGGAIGTGLFYGSGGAIEDAGPSLILAYLAAGLVIFVIMRALGELLTYRPISGSFAEYAEEFLGRFFGFATGWAYWAVWAATCMAEITVAGKYVEYWWPSVPTWLTALVVLLVLFTANLISVKLFGEAEFWFSTVKITAILGMILIGIGVLTLGFGHATNPTVTNLWADGGVFPNGFGSALMSLQVVMFAYVGVELVGVTAGEAKDPKQTLRKAINTLPFRIGLFYIGSLVVILSVASWQDFHAGKSPFVEVLEQIGIPAAAGIMNFVLLTAALSSCNSGIYSTGRMLRSLSQRRQAPEVLGRLSNRHVPYAGITMSAAVMVIGVIVNVLSPDRAFVYITSVSTIGIIFVWGVILLCHLRYRRFVNRGALPASDYRLPGAPYTNWIALGFLAFVVVLLFFTDAGRIALAVGAVFGALVCLGYYALLGRVSSRY; encoded by the coding sequence ATGTCAGTGGCACAACACGAGACGATCAACCAAGCACCCTCCGAGGGCTACAGTCGCGGACTGAATGCCCGTACCGTGCAGATGATCGCGCTCGGCGGCGCAATCGGCACCGGCCTGTTCTACGGCTCCGGCGGAGCCATCGAGGACGCGGGACCGTCGCTGATCTTGGCCTATCTGGCGGCCGGCCTGGTGATCTTCGTCATCATGCGCGCCCTCGGTGAGCTCCTGACGTACCGGCCGATCTCCGGCAGTTTCGCCGAGTACGCCGAGGAGTTCCTGGGGCGGTTCTTCGGCTTCGCCACCGGCTGGGCGTACTGGGCGGTGTGGGCTGCGACGTGCATGGCGGAGATCACGGTGGCCGGGAAATACGTCGAGTACTGGTGGCCGAGCGTGCCGACGTGGCTGACCGCGCTCGTCGTGCTGCTGGTTCTCTTCACCGCGAACCTCATCTCCGTCAAGTTGTTCGGTGAGGCCGAGTTCTGGTTCTCCACTGTCAAGATCACCGCGATCCTGGGGATGATCCTGATCGGCATCGGCGTCCTCACTCTCGGCTTCGGCCACGCCACGAATCCGACCGTGACGAACCTGTGGGCCGACGGCGGCGTGTTCCCCAACGGATTCGGCAGCGCCCTGATGAGCCTGCAGGTGGTGATGTTCGCGTACGTGGGCGTCGAACTGGTCGGCGTCACCGCCGGCGAGGCCAAGGATCCCAAGCAGACGCTCCGCAAGGCGATCAACACCCTGCCGTTCCGCATCGGACTGTTCTACATCGGCTCGCTGGTCGTGATCCTCTCGGTCGCGAGCTGGCAGGACTTCCACGCCGGCAAGAGCCCCTTCGTCGAGGTGCTCGAACAGATCGGCATTCCTGCGGCCGCCGGCATCATGAACTTCGTCCTGCTCACCGCGGCCCTGTCGTCGTGCAACTCCGGCATCTATTCGACGGGCCGGATGCTGCGCAGCCTGTCGCAGCGCCGCCAGGCCCCGGAGGTGCTGGGCAGGCTGAGCAACCGTCACGTGCCGTACGCCGGCATCACCATGTCGGCCGCGGTGATGGTGATCGGCGTGATCGTCAACGTGCTGTCCCCCGACCGCGCGTTCGTCTACATCACCTCGGTGTCGACGATCGGCATCATCTTCGTGTGGGGCGTGATCCTGCTCTGCCACCTGCGCTACCGACGTTTCGTGAACCGCGGCGCGCTGCCGGCGTCCGACTATCGACTGCCCGGCGCGCCGTACACGAATTGGATCGCGCTGGGCTTCCTGGCGTTCGTCGTCGTACTGCTCTTCTTCACCGACGCGGGCCGGATCGCCCTCGCGGTGGGCGCGGTATTCGGCGCGCTGGTTTGCCTCGGCTACTACGCGCTACTCGGGCGCGTGTCGTCGCGGTACTGA
- a CDS encoding vWA domain-containing protein has protein sequence MVTSPAQSRGGPPAPHGLPGHLVDFVEALRRRGISVGPSETVDAGRVMSVLDLLDREALREGLACALLRRPTHRPTFDALFDLWFPAGVGIRGGDADSEDRALPRTPDGEIDFAALQELLAELLSDDSPEAIEQLEAIVAQMVEEIGRYDSANGPSFSVYQALRNVAPDKLLEKILSGLLGNQSRDDKPGGDYASEVAKRAAVQRIMDFRKMVESETRRRSAEQIGKERVANYGVPRLAEEVDFLRASDSELVALRRSVTPLARLLASRLAVRRSRARAGAIDLRRTLRKSMSTGGVPIDLVQRKPRPARPELVLLCDVSGSVAGFSHFTLLLVHALREQFSRVRVFAFIDTTDEVTRFFDTGSDLGVAMSRMIREAELITYDGHSDYGHALGVFAERYAHSITSRSSLLVLGDGRNNYRDPGLPALEHLVSVAKHAHWLNPEPRGQWGTGDSAALVYNEVIDMHECRSAQQLAAVVAGLLPV, from the coding sequence ATGGTCACCTCGCCTGCGCAATCTCGTGGTGGTCCGCCCGCGCCGCACGGGCTGCCCGGGCATCTCGTCGACTTCGTAGAGGCGCTGCGGCGTCGCGGCATCTCGGTCGGCCCGTCCGAGACGGTCGATGCCGGTCGGGTGATGTCCGTGCTCGACCTGCTCGACCGGGAGGCGCTGCGCGAGGGGCTGGCGTGCGCGTTGCTGCGACGCCCCACCCACCGACCGACGTTCGACGCGCTGTTCGACCTGTGGTTCCCGGCGGGCGTAGGGATCCGTGGCGGTGATGCCGACAGCGAGGACCGCGCGCTGCCGCGCACGCCCGACGGCGAGATCGACTTCGCTGCGCTGCAGGAGCTGCTGGCCGAACTGCTCTCCGACGACTCGCCGGAGGCCATCGAGCAGCTGGAGGCGATCGTCGCGCAGATGGTCGAGGAGATCGGCCGGTACGACTCGGCCAACGGGCCGTCGTTCTCGGTGTATCAGGCGCTGCGCAACGTGGCACCGGACAAGCTGCTCGAGAAGATCCTCTCCGGGCTGCTCGGCAACCAGTCGCGCGACGACAAGCCGGGCGGCGACTACGCGTCCGAGGTCGCCAAGCGCGCCGCGGTCCAGCGGATCATGGACTTCCGCAAGATGGTCGAGTCCGAGACACGGCGTCGGTCGGCGGAGCAGATCGGCAAGGAACGCGTCGCGAACTACGGCGTGCCGAGGCTCGCCGAGGAGGTCGACTTCCTGCGGGCGTCCGACTCCGAACTCGTGGCCCTGCGGCGCAGCGTGACACCGCTGGCGCGGCTGCTCGCGAGCCGGTTGGCGGTGCGCCGCAGCCGGGCCCGTGCGGGCGCGATCGACCTGCGTCGCACCCTGCGCAAGTCCATGTCCACGGGTGGGGTGCCGATCGATCTGGTCCAGCGCAAGCCGCGTCCGGCGCGTCCCGAGCTGGTCCTGCTGTGCGACGTCTCCGGCTCGGTGGCCGGGTTCTCGCACTTCACGCTGCTGCTGGTGCATGCCCTGCGCGAACAGTTCTCGCGGGTGCGGGTGTTCGCGTTCATCGACACCACCGACGAGGTGACCCGCTTCTTCGACACCGGGTCGGACCTCGGGGTGGCGATGTCGCGGATGATCCGGGAGGCCGAGCTCATCACCTACGACGGGCACTCGGACTACGGGCACGCGCTGGGCGTGTTCGCCGAACGGTACGCGCACAGCATCACCAGCCGTAGCTCGCTGCTCGTTCTGGGCGACGGGCGCAACAACTACCGCGACCCGGGGCTGCCGGCGCTCGAACATCTCGTATCGGTGGCCAAGCACGCGCACTGGCTCAACCCCGAGCCTCGTGGACAGTGGGGGACCGGGGACTCGGCGGCGCTGGTCTACAACGAGGTCATCGACATGCACGAGTGCCGATCCGCCCAGCAGCTCGCCGCGGTCGTCGCCGGTTTGCTGCCTGTGTGA
- a CDS encoding AAA family ATPase, whose product MDRALPTAPPLFASVDDVVDRLAETGYLADKATATAVFLADRLGKPLLIEGPAGVGKTELARAVAQTSDAELVRLQCYEGVDESRALYEWNHAKQILRIQAGSDHNWDATKQDVFSEEFLLSRPLLTAIRREDPTVLLVDEVDKADVEIEGLLLEVLSDFAVTIPELGTITATRKPFAVLTSNATRELSEALKRRCLFLHLDFPDAELERRILASRVPELPEAIAEQLVRTVNVLRAMQLKKVPSVSETIDWGRTLLALGLDTLDDDAVRATMGVVLKHRADQQRAAAELRLN is encoded by the coding sequence GTGGACCGGGCCCTGCCGACTGCACCGCCGTTGTTCGCGAGCGTCGACGACGTCGTCGACCGTCTCGCCGAGACCGGATACCTCGCCGACAAGGCGACCGCGACCGCGGTGTTCCTCGCCGACCGGCTCGGTAAACCGCTGCTCATCGAGGGGCCCGCCGGCGTCGGCAAGACCGAGCTGGCGCGGGCCGTCGCGCAGACCTCGGACGCCGAGCTCGTGCGGCTGCAGTGCTACGAGGGCGTCGACGAGTCCCGTGCACTGTACGAGTGGAACCATGCCAAGCAGATCCTGCGCATCCAAGCCGGCAGTGACCACAACTGGGACGCGACCAAGCAGGACGTGTTCTCGGAGGAGTTCCTGCTGTCGCGTCCGCTGCTGACCGCGATCCGCCGCGAGGATCCGACGGTGCTGCTGGTCGACGAGGTCGACAAGGCCGACGTCGAGATCGAGGGCCTGCTGCTCGAGGTGCTCAGCGATTTCGCGGTCACGATTCCCGAGCTGGGCACCATCACCGCCACCCGCAAGCCGTTCGCGGTGCTCACCTCGAACGCGACGCGTGAGCTGTCGGAGGCGCTCAAACGGCGCTGCCTGTTCCTGCACCTGGATTTCCCGGACGCGGAGCTCGAGCGTCGAATCCTGGCGAGCCGGGTCCCGGAACTGCCCGAGGCGATCGCCGAGCAGCTCGTCCGGACCGTGAACGTGCTGCGCGCGATGCAGCTCAAGAAGGTGCCGTCGGTGTCGGAGACGATCGACTGGGGGCGCACGCTCCTCGCCCTGGGACTCGACACGCTCGACGACGACGCGGTCCGCGCCACGATGGGTGTGGTGCTCAAGCATCGGGCCGATCAGCAGCGCGCCGCCGCCGAGCTGCGCCTCAACTGA
- the octT gene encoding diglucosylglycerate octanoyltransferase, whose product MTSSDGEAVETAQPVLLVVADSLAYYGPKGGLPADHPRIWPTLVAKELGWRVELVARIGWTSRDAWWAITQDPRVWAAVPQAGAVVFAVGGMDSLPSPLPTALREQLRYIRPPALRRVVRSGYQWLQPRLSKLGRPVALPPKLSVEYLESCRDALAAIRPDLPVIGTYPSVHRCDAYGRVHTGRAPAVRALEAWSAEKRVPMVDLAAAVRENVFSDRANPDGIHWGWDAHEEVAAAMIDAIKNVRRTADPAESEIG is encoded by the coding sequence GTGACGTCCTCTGACGGCGAAGCCGTCGAGACGGCGCAGCCCGTCCTGCTGGTGGTCGCGGATTCGCTGGCGTACTACGGGCCCAAGGGCGGCCTGCCGGCCGACCATCCGCGTATTTGGCCGACCCTCGTGGCGAAGGAACTGGGGTGGCGCGTCGAACTCGTCGCGCGGATCGGCTGGACCAGCCGGGACGCGTGGTGGGCGATCACGCAGGACCCGCGGGTCTGGGCGGCGGTGCCGCAGGCCGGAGCCGTGGTGTTCGCGGTCGGCGGCATGGATTCGCTGCCGTCCCCGCTGCCGACGGCGCTGCGCGAGCAACTGCGCTACATCCGGCCGCCCGCGCTGCGCCGCGTGGTGCGCTCGGGCTACCAGTGGTTGCAGCCGCGGCTGTCGAAGCTCGGCCGTCCGGTGGCGCTGCCGCCGAAACTGTCGGTCGAGTACCTCGAGAGCTGCCGAGACGCGCTCGCCGCGATCCGGCCGGACCTGCCGGTGATCGGGACATATCCCTCGGTGCACCGCTGTGACGCGTACGGACGGGTCCACACCGGGCGCGCCCCCGCGGTCCGTGCGCTCGAGGCATGGTCGGCCGAGAAGCGCGTTCCGATGGTCGATCTCGCGGCCGCGGTCCGCGAGAACGTCTTCTCCGATCGCGCGAATCCGGACGGTATCCACTGGGGCTGGGACGCGCACGAGGAAGTCGCGGCGGCCATGATCGACGCGATCAAGAACGTCCGTCGCACTGCAGACCCCGCCGAGAGCGAAATAGGGTAG
- a CDS encoding ComEA family DNA-binding protein, with product MGTDLDRARVRSRLAAASTVPTPMRPGGAVDAADDDDAPTWAPGWLSEQDDSLGESDGLRDSPRRWETRLNLGRRGAVALVVVGLIAAGIAAVSVWRDRPTAQAVPPLPVVEVRQQDAGVVDPSASPTPQPAPPAPDAQLVVSVVGLVNQAGLVRLPPGSRIADALAAAGGPRPGADVLGLNMAEKVDDGDQILVGVAPPDGGPTTVGSARVGAGTVASGGGAGAPAKGAGKVNLNTAAEGDLDALPGVGPVTAAAIVAWRKNNGKFTDVEQLGEVDGIGPARLAKLRDLVTL from the coding sequence ATGGGTACCGATCTGGATCGAGCGAGGGTGCGCAGCAGGCTCGCGGCGGCGTCCACCGTGCCGACGCCGATGCGCCCGGGCGGCGCGGTCGACGCCGCCGATGACGACGACGCTCCGACGTGGGCGCCGGGATGGCTGTCCGAACAGGACGATTCGCTTGGCGAGTCGGACGGCCTGCGGGATTCGCCGCGGCGGTGGGAGACGCGACTGAACCTGGGACGGCGCGGCGCGGTCGCCCTGGTCGTCGTGGGTCTGATCGCCGCCGGAATTGCCGCGGTGTCGGTGTGGCGGGATCGTCCGACGGCCCAGGCGGTTCCGCCCCTGCCGGTCGTGGAGGTCCGGCAGCAGGACGCCGGTGTCGTCGACCCGTCCGCGTCCCCGACCCCGCAGCCGGCGCCGCCCGCACCCGATGCCCAACTGGTGGTGAGCGTGGTCGGACTCGTCAACCAGGCGGGGCTGGTGCGTCTGCCACCCGGCTCCCGGATCGCCGACGCGCTCGCGGCCGCGGGTGGTCCGCGTCCCGGCGCGGACGTGCTGGGCCTCAACATGGCCGAGAAGGTCGACGACGGAGACCAGATCCTGGTCGGGGTCGCGCCGCCCGACGGCGGGCCGACCACCGTCGGCAGCGCGCGGGTGGGTGCCGGGACGGTGGCGTCGGGCGGGGGTGCCGGCGCCCCGGCGAAGGGCGCCGGGAAGGTGAACCTGAACACGGCCGCCGAGGGCGACCTGGACGCGCTGCCCGGCGTCGGGCCGGTCACCGCGGCGGCCATCGTGGCGTGGCGGAAGAACAACGGCAAGTTCACCGACGTCGAGCAGTTGGGCGAGGTGGACGGCATCGGACCGGCCCGGCTCGCGAAGCTGCGCGACCTGGTGACGTTGTGA
- a CDS encoding glutamate-5-semialdehyde dehydrogenase, with the protein MTAATHSTPAASDSGDTRQEVHDAARRARVASRVLALLTTAQKDAALHAAADAVLAATDAILAANAEDIEAARAAGTDESLLDRLRLTAARVEGIASGLRQVAGLADPVGEIVRGSTLPNGLEIRQVRVPLGVVGMVYEARPNVTVDAFGLALKSGNAALLRGSSSAAHSNAALVKVLRASLAEQELPEDAVQLLPSADRSSVTHLIQARGLVDVVIPRGGAGLINAVVRDATVPTIETGVGNCHVYVHAAADLEMAEKIVINAKTRRPSVCNTAETLLVDAAIAETAVPKLLAALQMHSVTVHGDLPGLVPATEDDWSEEYLTLDIALKVVDGIDAAVDHIDRYGTGHTEAIVTSDLSAAREFTARVDAAAVMVNASTAFTDGEQFGFGAEIGISTQKLHARGPMGLGELTSTKWTVWGDGHTRPA; encoded by the coding sequence ATGACTGCCGCGACGCACTCCACACCGGCCGCCAGCGACTCCGGGGACACCCGCCAGGAGGTGCATGACGCGGCCCGTCGCGCGCGCGTCGCGTCGCGTGTCCTGGCACTGCTGACCACAGCGCAGAAGGACGCCGCGCTGCACGCCGCGGCCGACGCGGTGCTCGCCGCCACCGACGCGATCCTCGCGGCGAACGCCGAGGACATCGAGGCCGCGCGCGCCGCCGGCACCGACGAGTCCCTGCTCGACCGCCTCCGGTTGACCGCCGCGCGGGTCGAGGGCATCGCCTCGGGTCTGCGTCAGGTGGCCGGTCTGGCCGACCCGGTCGGCGAGATCGTCCGCGGTTCGACGCTGCCCAACGGCCTCGAGATCCGTCAGGTCCGGGTCCCGCTCGGCGTCGTCGGCATGGTGTACGAGGCGCGCCCGAACGTCACGGTCGACGCCTTCGGCCTCGCGCTCAAGTCCGGCAACGCGGCCCTGCTGCGCGGATCGTCGTCCGCCGCTCACTCCAACGCCGCGCTGGTGAAGGTGCTCCGCGCATCTCTGGCCGAGCAGGAGCTGCCCGAGGACGCCGTCCAGTTGCTGCCCAGTGCGGACCGCTCCAGCGTCACCCACCTGATCCAGGCCCGCGGCCTGGTCGACGTCGTCATCCCGCGCGGTGGCGCCGGCCTCATCAACGCGGTGGTCCGGGACGCGACGGTGCCGACCATCGAGACGGGCGTCGGCAACTGCCACGTCTACGTGCACGCGGCCGCGGACCTCGAGATGGCCGAGAAGATCGTCATCAACGCCAAGACCCGCCGCCCCAGCGTGTGCAACACCGCCGAGACGCTCCTGGTCGACGCCGCGATTGCCGAGACCGCGGTCCCGAAGCTGCTGGCGGCGCTACAGATGCACAGCGTCACCGTCCACGGTGACCTCCCGGGCCTGGTCCCGGCCACCGAGGACGACTGGTCGGAGGAGTACCTCACCCTCGACATCGCACTCAAGGTGGTCGATGGAATCGACGCGGCCGTCGACCACATCGACCGCTACGGGACCGGCCACACCGAGGCGATCGTGACGTCCGATCTGTCCGCTGCGCGCGAGTTCACCGCGCGGGTCGACGCGGCCGCGGTTATGGTCAACGCCTCGACTGCGTTCACCGACGGTGAGCAGTTCGGGTTCGGTGCGGAGATCGGGATCTCCACGCAGAAGCTGCACGCCCGCGGCCCGATGGGCCTGGGCGAGCTCACCTCGACCAAGTGGACTGTCTGGGGAGACGGCCATACCCGACCGGCCTAG
- the nadD gene encoding nicotinate-nucleotide adenylyltransferase codes for MQQPTAITPRRRLGVMGGTFDPIHHGHLVAASEVADRFDLDEVIFVPTGQPWQKDDREVSPAEDRYLMTVIATASNPRFSVSRVDIDRSKVTYTVDTLRDLRAQHPDAELYFITGADALESILSWQDWEELFALAKFVGVSRPGYELHTEHLSSHLDRLPLDAVTLIEIPALAISSTECRLRAAEHRPVWYLVPDGVVQYISKRNLYRPRGAERLDGAVTMSEPVPARQAPTDPSQSSVQAEPGEH; via the coding sequence GTGCAGCAGCCGACAGCGATCACCCCGCGGCGCCGCCTCGGCGTGATGGGTGGCACCTTCGACCCGATCCACCACGGACACCTCGTGGCGGCCAGTGAGGTCGCGGATCGGTTCGACCTCGACGAGGTGATCTTCGTTCCCACGGGCCAGCCGTGGCAGAAGGACGACCGTGAGGTGAGCCCCGCCGAGGACCGCTACCTGATGACGGTGATCGCGACGGCGTCGAACCCGCGGTTCTCGGTGAGCCGCGTCGACATCGACCGCAGCAAGGTCACCTATACGGTGGACACGCTGCGCGACCTGCGGGCCCAGCATCCCGACGCGGAGCTGTACTTCATCACGGGCGCCGACGCGCTCGAGAGCATCCTGTCGTGGCAGGACTGGGAGGAGCTGTTCGCGCTCGCGAAGTTCGTCGGCGTCTCCCGCCCCGGGTACGAGCTGCACACCGAGCACCTCTCGTCCCACCTCGACCGGCTTCCGCTGGATGCGGTGACGTTGATCGAGATCCCGGCCCTGGCGATCTCGTCGACCGAGTGCCGTCTGCGGGCTGCCGAGCACCGGCCGGTCTGGTACCTCGTGCCGGACGGCGTGGTGCAGTACATCAGCAAGCGCAACCTGTACCGGCCGCGTGGGGCGGAGCGGCTCGACGGTGCGGTGACGATGTCCGAGCCGGTCCCGGCGCGACAGGCGCCGACCGACCCTTCACAATCTTCAGTACAAGCAGAACCGGGAGAACACTGA
- a CDS encoding DegV family protein, with translation MPVVVVTDSSACLSPELVDRLGIRVVPLHVLHDGHDYRDGIDTVPDGLAGVTTSGASPGELGDVYAAALADSGGDGVVAVHISRQLSGTWEAGRQAAQTLGERVRVVDSASAGMGLGFPALAAARVARAGRSLEAVYQRAVEVAARGRTLIVVDRLDHLRRGGRIGTAAALLGTALAMKPVLHLVDGKLVLREKTRTSTKALGKLVDAAVEHAGSEPAAVAVHHSSAPQRAEEVAAQLKERVPAMTELVVTEIGSVLGAHVGAGAVGVVVCPGGADADDPSKDSSTARD, from the coding sequence GTGCCTGTCGTCGTCGTCACCGACTCCTCGGCTTGCCTGTCACCCGAACTGGTCGACAGGCTCGGCATCCGTGTCGTGCCGCTGCACGTGCTCCACGACGGGCACGACTATCGAGACGGCATCGACACCGTCCCGGACGGCCTGGCCGGTGTGACGACGTCGGGGGCGTCGCCGGGTGAACTGGGGGACGTGTACGCGGCCGCGCTGGCCGACAGCGGTGGGGACGGTGTCGTCGCCGTGCACATCTCCCGGCAGCTGTCGGGGACGTGGGAGGCCGGTCGGCAGGCGGCGCAGACACTGGGTGAGCGGGTCCGCGTGGTGGACTCCGCGTCGGCGGGCATGGGGCTCGGGTTCCCGGCGCTCGCCGCGGCCCGGGTCGCGCGCGCCGGGCGCAGTCTCGAGGCCGTGTACCAGCGGGCGGTCGAGGTGGCCGCCCGCGGACGCACGCTGATCGTCGTCGACCGCCTGGACCATCTGCGGCGCGGCGGACGGATCGGCACCGCCGCCGCCCTGCTCGGCACGGCGCTGGCGATGAAGCCGGTGCTGCACCTCGTCGACGGCAAACTGGTACTGCGCGAGAAGACCCGCACGTCGACGAAGGCGCTGGGCAAGTTGGTCGACGCGGCCGTCGAACACGCCGGCTCGGAACCCGCCGCTGTCGCGGTGCATCATTCGTCCGCGCCGCAGCGCGCGGAAGAGGTTGCGGCGCAACTGAAAGAACGCGTCCCAGCGATGACCGAACTGGTCGTCACCGAGATCGGGAGCGTGCTCGGCGCACACGTCGGCGCGGGTGCCGTCGGTGTCGTGGTGTGCCCGGGCGGCGCGGACGCGGACGATCCGTCCAAGGATTCATCCACAGCCCGCGACTGA
- the rsfS gene encoding ribosome silencing factor, with the protein MSASNDAIEMARIAALAADEKLATDVVVLDVSEQLVITDCFVIASAPNERQVNAIVDNVEDKLREAGHKPVRREGAREGRWALIDFVDIVVHIQHTDERNFYALDRLWKDCPEIPVEGIEPRQLPIDSDPVDEAGEPEL; encoded by the coding sequence GTGAGCGCATCGAACGACGCCATCGAGATGGCACGAATCGCGGCACTGGCGGCCGACGAGAAGTTGGCCACGGACGTGGTGGTGCTCGACGTCTCGGAGCAGCTCGTGATCACGGACTGCTTCGTCATCGCGTCTGCCCCCAACGAACGTCAGGTCAACGCGATCGTCGACAACGTCGAGGACAAGCTGCGTGAGGCCGGGCACAAACCGGTGCGCCGCGAGGGCGCCCGCGAGGGCCGCTGGGCCCTGATCGACTTCGTCGACATCGTGGTGCACATCCAGCACACCGACGAGCGCAACTTCTACGCGCTCGACCGGCTGTGGAAGGACTGCCCGGAGATCCCGGTGGAGGGCATCGAGCCCCGGCAGCTGCCGATCGACTCGGACCCGGTCGACGAGGCGGGGGAGCCGGAGCTGTGA
- a CDS encoding histidine phosphatase family protein — protein sequence MTAAAGLPAVRRLLLLRHGQTEYNASDRMQGQLDTDLSDLGRTQAKTVAQALADKRPFAIVSSDLRRAHDTALALGDHVGLSVETDSRLRETHLGDWQGLTHSDVDAISPGARARWRTDAEWAPPAGESRIDVAERSLPVVQELLARHENWGSDPLVLVAHGGLIAALTARLLDLPVDRWSVLGGLGNTSWVQLSGHGEGTEAVWRLDVWNASASVASDVL from the coding sequence GTGACGGCGGCCGCGGGCCTGCCCGCGGTCCGGCGTCTGCTCCTGCTGCGGCACGGCCAGACCGAGTACAACGCGTCGGACCGGATGCAGGGTCAGCTCGACACCGACCTGTCCGATCTGGGGCGTACCCAGGCCAAGACCGTCGCGCAGGCGCTCGCCGACAAGCGTCCGTTCGCGATCGTGTCGTCCGATCTGCGCCGCGCGCACGACACCGCGCTCGCGCTCGGCGACCACGTCGGGCTGTCGGTGGAGACCGACAGCCGGCTGCGCGAGACGCACCTCGGGGACTGGCAGGGGCTCACCCACAGCGACGTCGACGCCATCTCGCCCGGAGCCCGGGCGCGCTGGCGCACCGACGCCGAGTGGGCGCCGCCGGCCGGGGAGAGCCGCATCGACGTGGCCGAGCGCAGCCTGCCGGTGGTGCAGGAACTGCTCGCGCGGCACGAGAACTGGGGATCGGATCCGCTGGTGCTCGTCGCGCACGGCGGTCTCATCGCCGCGCTCACGGCGCGACTGCTCGACCTGCCGGTGGATCGGTGGTCGGTGCTCGGAGGACTCGGGAACACCAGCTGGGTGCAGCTCAGCGGACATGGGGAGGGAACAGAAGCGGTATGGCGATTGGATGTGTGGAACGCGTCGGCGAGCGTGGCCAGTGACGTCCTCTGA